One part of the Vicia villosa cultivar HV-30 ecotype Madison, WI linkage group LG6, Vvil1.0, whole genome shotgun sequence genome encodes these proteins:
- the LOC131615022 gene encoding NDR1/HIN1-like protein 2, whose translation MNYQPSSESIKLTFVILVAVSFFASMTFLLVITFVPSNVKFHITQASLTKFNLTSNNKLDYKLEANITSRNPNKNVEIYYMTITAIARYKDNEFARMNLSSFDQGHKNTSFLHVVFQGKGLIKLKPKQLFEYNEETRVGIYNDLAVDLDLLIRYKFRTHTTWPYNPPMVKCRRLSLSLISNDNSTSPSSFHVTRCKTGCFFVNG comes from the coding sequence ATGAATTACCAACCTTCATCTGAGAGCATAAAGCTCACCTTCGTCATACTTGTAGCAGTTTCATTTTTTGCCTCTATGACCTTTCTGCTAGTAATCACCTTTGTCCCCTCTAATGTTAAGTTCCACATAACTCAGGCTTCTCTCACAAAGTTCAACCTCACAAGCAACAACAAATTAGATTACAAGTTAGAAGCTAACATCACATCAAGAAATCCAAACAAAAACGTTGAAATATACTACATGACGATCACCGCAATTGCGCGGTACAAAGATAATGAGTTTGCTAGGATGAATCTGTCATCTTTTGATCAAGGCCACAAGAATACCAGTTTTCTGCATGTAGTGTTTCAAGGGAAGGGTTTGATCAAACTCAAACCTAAACAACTTTTCGAGTATAATGAAGAGACGCGTGTAGGGATCTATAATGACTTGGCTGTTGATTTGGATCTTTTAATCAGGTATAAGTTTAGAACTCACACGACTTGGCCCTACAATCCGCCAATGGTGAAATGTCGTCGATTGAGTCTTTCTTTGATTTCTAATGATAACTCAACATCACCATCTTCTTTTCATGTTACTAGATGCAAAACTGGATGTTTCTTTGTTAATGGTTAA